In Limnobaculum parvum, one DNA window encodes the following:
- the prfH gene encoding peptide chain release factor H yields the protein MILLQISSAQGPDECCLAVGKALKQLIKEANAISVQVECLEIEPARQPDGLRSVLVSLSGTAATQLADNWCGSVLWICNSPYRPNHNRKNWFIGIARFEQNNPELESEIQFESLRSSGPGGQHVNKTDSAIRATHIATGISVKVQSERSQHANKRLAILLIAHRLEQLRQQAGAELKAERRMFHHQIERGNPLRVFKGVNFKSV from the coding sequence ATGATACTCTTGCAGATCTCCTCGGCTCAAGGGCCTGACGAATGCTGTCTGGCCGTTGGCAAAGCGCTAAAGCAACTGATAAAAGAAGCTAATGCGATTAGTGTACAGGTTGAATGCCTAGAAATTGAACCCGCCAGACAGCCTGATGGGCTCCGCTCAGTGCTGGTGTCCCTCAGCGGCACGGCTGCCACACAGTTAGCTGATAATTGGTGTGGTTCGGTATTATGGATATGTAATAGCCCCTACCGACCTAACCACAATCGAAAGAATTGGTTTATTGGCATTGCCCGATTTGAGCAAAACAATCCAGAATTAGAAAGCGAAATTCAATTTGAATCATTACGCTCTTCAGGACCTGGCGGACAACACGTTAATAAAACCGACTCAGCAATCAGAGCAACACATATAGCTACAGGTATCAGTGTCAAAGTTCAGTCGGAAAGAAGTCAACATGCCAATAAACGTCTGGCGATATTATTGATCGCACACCGTCTGGAGCAGTTGCGTCAACAGGCCGGAGCTGAGCTAAAAGCAGAACGCCGTATGTTCCATCATCAGATAGAACGGGGTAATCCCCTGCGCGTATTTAAAGGAGTGAATTTCAAATCGGTATAA
- the endA gene encoding deoxyribonuclease I → MTGYRWWVSTISLLFFPFYGLAANPEAAAPISFSKAKQLAIEIHRDVSQSFYCGCSIQWFGRKGVPDLEGCGYQIRKNVERARRIEWEHVVPAWQFGHQRQCWQNGGRKNCTQDPVYNVMETDLHNLQPAIGEINYDRSNFQFGQWNGSATQYGQCQMKVDFKNKIVEPPERARGMVARTYFYMRDRYHFRLSKQQTELFSVWNMFYPVTEWECERNQRILKVQGNDNPYVSKSCQNTR, encoded by the coding sequence ATGACCGGGTATAGATGGTGGGTTAGTACCATTAGTCTGCTTTTTTTTCCATTTTATGGGCTGGCAGCAAATCCAGAAGCAGCCGCTCCCATTAGTTTTAGTAAAGCAAAGCAGCTGGCGATAGAAATTCACCGTGATGTGAGTCAGAGCTTTTATTGTGGCTGCTCAATTCAGTGGTTTGGTCGTAAAGGTGTGCCCGATTTGGAAGGATGTGGATACCAAATTAGAAAAAATGTTGAACGGGCCAGACGCATAGAGTGGGAACATGTGGTACCGGCTTGGCAGTTCGGTCACCAGCGGCAATGCTGGCAAAACGGCGGTAGAAAAAATTGTACGCAAGATCCAGTATATAACGTCATGGAAACCGATCTGCATAATTTACAGCCAGCCATTGGCGAAATTAATTACGATCGCTCTAATTTTCAGTTTGGTCAGTGGAATGGTTCTGCCACTCAGTATGGACAATGCCAAATGAAAGTTGATTTTAAGAACAAAATCGTGGAACCCCCAGAAAGAGCACGGGGCATGGTTGCTCGTACCTACTTTTATATGCGCGATCGCTATCACTTTCGCTTATCAAAACAACAAACCGAATTATTTAGTGTTTGGAATATGTTTTATCCCGTCACTGAATGGGAGTGTGAGCGAAATCAACGCATATTGAAGGTGCAGGGTAATGACAATCCATATGTTTCGAAATCATGTCAAAATACGAGATAA
- a CDS encoding lysophospholipid acyltransferase family protein — protein MNRLLRLLFVVLIAYPVVLAWLGVSVANRKRLPIKGPGIIIANHNSHLDLLTLLTLFPLSKVHLVHPAAAADYFLKNGWIAWFATRVVGIIPVVRGGDPKQSNPLAGCIQALQEGKILILFPEGTRGEPERLSEFKSGLWYLCQKFPEVPVTPVFMHGLGRAMGKGQWIPVPFFIDVYVDEPVYCHADKAVFISDLKQRFEVLQNNAQGRES, from the coding sequence ATGAATCGACTATTGCGTTTACTTTTTGTGGTGTTAATTGCTTATCCAGTGGTGCTGGCATGGTTAGGGGTTTCTGTAGCTAATCGTAAGCGTCTGCCAATAAAAGGGCCGGGAATTATCATTGCTAACCATAATAGCCATCTCGATTTGCTGACGTTGTTAACGCTGTTTCCACTATCAAAGGTACATTTGGTACATCCTGCGGCTGCGGCAGATTACTTCCTAAAAAATGGATGGATAGCCTGGTTTGCTACCCGGGTGGTTGGCATTATTCCTGTTGTGCGGGGTGGCGATCCAAAACAGAGCAATCCTCTGGCTGGATGCATTCAGGCTCTACAGGAAGGCAAAATATTAATTCTGTTTCCCGAAGGTACGCGTGGGGAGCCTGAACGTTTATCTGAATTTAAGTCTGGGCTTTGGTATTTGTGTCAGAAATTTCCAGAAGTGCCGGTAACGCCAGTATTTATGCATGGACTGGGGCGGGCAATGGGAAAAGGGCAATGGATACCTGTGCCGTTCTTTATTGACGTTTATGTTGATGAACCGGTTTATTGTCACGCTGATAAAGCGGTCTTTATATCGGATTTAAAGCAACGATTTGAAGTGCTGCAAAATAATGCACAAGGGAGAGAGTCATGA
- a CDS encoding RNA ligase RtcB family protein → MGNFIRPLSERVSYIASDDTWIESNAIQQLSTTASLPDMVQVVGMPDLHPGRGYPVGAAFFSVNRFYPALVGNDIGCGMGLWQTAIPVKRPNLDKLEKRISQMGDFAHSEWLQQHLSDEMMESPFSDALGSVGGGNHFAELQQIDQIYHSDSLNHLGLNPQHLQLLVHSGSRGLGQAILRRHIEHANHSGLTAGTPEAEEYLSEHQQALNFAELNRRLIAHRLLEQIKTTGECLLDISHNLVEATQINGTDGWLHRKGASPANRGPVIIPGSRGDYSYLVMPTTSDISLHSLAHGAGRKWMRTECKGRLSERFSPVQLSRTELGSRVICQDRQLIYEEAPQAYKSIDTVIDSMVGSGLILILARLKPVLTYKTSGGKNE, encoded by the coding sequence ATGGGCAATTTTATTCGTCCTTTATCTGAACGCGTCTCTTATATCGCGTCGGATGACACGTGGATCGAAAGTAACGCGATCCAACAATTAAGCACAACCGCCTCACTGCCGGATATGGTTCAGGTAGTGGGTATGCCTGACCTGCATCCCGGCAGAGGTTATCCTGTTGGCGCGGCATTTTTTTCAGTAAACCGCTTTTACCCGGCTTTAGTCGGTAATGATATTGGCTGCGGTATGGGCCTATGGCAAACCGCCATACCGGTCAAACGCCCTAATCTGGATAAGTTAGAAAAAAGAATCTCTCAGATGGGGGATTTTGCTCACTCGGAATGGTTACAGCAGCATCTCTCTGATGAAATGATGGAATCTCCTTTTTCTGATGCGCTGGGCTCCGTTGGGGGTGGAAATCACTTTGCGGAATTACAGCAAATTGATCAGATTTATCATTCAGATTCCCTCAATCATCTGGGACTCAATCCACAACACCTTCAACTGCTAGTTCATAGTGGCTCGCGGGGATTAGGCCAAGCAATTTTACGTCGTCATATTGAACACGCTAACCACAGTGGTCTAACAGCGGGTACCCCTGAGGCAGAGGAATACCTAAGCGAACATCAGCAGGCATTAAACTTTGCCGAACTAAATCGCCGCCTTATCGCCCATCGACTGCTGGAACAAATAAAGACAACGGGAGAATGCCTGTTAGATATTAGCCATAATCTGGTTGAAGCTACGCAAATCAATGGTACTGATGGTTGGCTACACCGCAAAGGTGCCAGCCCTGCCAATCGAGGTCCTGTCATTATACCGGGTTCACGAGGCGACTATAGCTATCTGGTGATGCCAACCACATCGGATATCAGTCTTCATTCTCTAGCCCATGGTGCTGGCAGAAAATGGATGCGAACAGAGTGTAAGGGCCGTTTGTCTGAGCGTTTCTCTCCAGTTCAACTAAGCCGTACTGAATTGGGAAGCCGGGTTATCTGTCAGGATCGTCAACTGATTTATGAAGAGGCACCACAGGCTTATAAATCTATTGATACCGTAATTGACAGCATGGTTGGCTCAGGATTAATCCTAATTCTGGCGCGGCTAAAACCGGTTTTAACCTATAAAACCAGTGGAGGGAAAAACGAATGA
- a CDS encoding phosphatase PAP2/dual specificity phosphatase family protein produces the protein MNKLPLNPDSRRQLWLRAAIWLLFLAPFFFLTYGQVNQFTAIRDDVGVLAFSWESLIPFLPWTIVPYWSIDLLYGISLFICTSRRELMVHGLRLTIASVAACVGFLLFPLRFSFIRPISDGMFGWFFQQLEMFDLPYNQAPSLHIILLWLLWLRFYPHISSKWRWLLHGWFALIGISVLTTWQHHFIDVITGLFVGVIISYTLPIASRWRWQPSQDPFARRLAVYYYSATLFLTILACWLSGGFWLLLWPAVALLMVALGYSGLGSAIFQKNAAGNMSPSARLLLAPYQIGAWCSFRYFSAKYDRNNQITEGILLGSYPRHRVAVNAVLDMTSEWQKSTRIPAVAYIACPQLDLLAPSEEELQHSVQALNELYPHGQVLVHCALGLSRSAIVVAAWLLQQHRVTSIAEAEAMIRQARPRIIFRESHRNVLKRWAKRYLVLITEKVTE, from the coding sequence ATGAATAAACTACCATTAAATCCTGATTCTCGCCGGCAGCTTTGGCTACGGGCCGCTATTTGGTTGTTATTTTTAGCGCCTTTCTTTTTTTTAACCTATGGTCAGGTGAATCAATTTACCGCAATACGAGATGATGTTGGTGTATTGGCATTTAGCTGGGAGTCATTAATTCCTTTTTTGCCTTGGACCATTGTTCCTTACTGGAGCATTGATCTGTTGTACGGTATTTCACTGTTTATCTGTACTTCTCGTCGTGAATTGATGGTACATGGCCTGCGATTGACCATTGCCTCCGTTGCGGCTTGTGTCGGTTTTTTACTTTTTCCTTTAAGATTTAGCTTTATCAGACCAATAAGTGACGGTATGTTTGGTTGGTTTTTTCAGCAACTAGAAATGTTCGATCTCCCCTATAATCAGGCGCCATCGCTGCATATTATTCTGCTCTGGTTACTTTGGCTGCGTTTTTATCCCCATATATCCTCTAAGTGGCGCTGGCTATTACACGGTTGGTTTGCCTTAATTGGTATCTCGGTTTTGACCACTTGGCAGCATCATTTTATTGATGTAATTACCGGACTATTTGTCGGCGTTATTATTAGTTATACCTTACCGATTGCTTCCCGTTGGCGCTGGCAACCTAGTCAAGATCCTTTTGCCCGTAGGCTGGCGGTTTACTACTATTCAGCAACTCTGTTTTTAACGATTCTGGCGTGTTGGTTGAGTGGTGGCTTTTGGTTGCTGCTATGGCCAGCGGTTGCTTTGCTGATGGTGGCATTAGGCTATAGTGGATTGGGAAGCGCTATTTTTCAAAAGAATGCGGCGGGTAATATGTCACCTTCGGCGCGTTTGCTGCTAGCGCCTTATCAAATTGGAGCCTGGTGCTCATTTCGTTATTTTAGTGCCAAATATGATAGAAATAATCAGATTACTGAGGGGATCCTGTTAGGCAGTTATCCTCGCCATAGGGTAGCGGTGAATGCCGTATTGGATATGACTTCAGAGTGGCAAAAAAGTACTCGCATTCCTGCGGTTGCCTATATTGCTTGTCCACAGCTTGATTTATTGGCACCGAGCGAAGAAGAACTGCAACATTCCGTACAGGCGCTCAATGAATTGTACCCTCATGGGCAAGTGTTAGTGCATTGTGCATTGGGATTATCGCGTAGTGCGATTGTGGTGGCAGCCTGGTTACTCCAACAGCACAGAGTGACCAGTATTGCGGAAGCTGAAGCGATGATTCGTCAGGCTCGGCCAAGGATTATTTTTAGAGAGTCCCATCGGAATGTACTGAAGCGCTGGGCTAAGCGTTACTTAGTTTTAATTACGGAGAAGGTAACTGAATGA
- a CDS encoding CDP-alcohol phosphatidyltransferase family protein, translating into MTLYDLKPRFQALLRPLLKRLFRAGVTANQVTLAALIASVAIGVLLFFFPRPTLFLILPVFLFIRMALNAIDGLLAREYNQKSNLGALLNETGDVISDAALYLPFALLPGATPWLVLLAVLLSTLTEFCGVLAQTIGASRRYDGPMGKSDRALIFGAYALAIFIWPVCMEWSWILFSLVSVLLVWTCLNRCRRALAVVNSQPGAIV; encoded by the coding sequence ATGACTCTATACGATCTTAAGCCACGGTTTCAGGCCTTATTGAGACCTCTGTTAAAACGTCTTTTTCGTGCTGGTGTAACGGCTAATCAAGTTACATTAGCCGCACTGATAGCATCGGTTGCTATCGGGGTGCTGCTCTTCTTTTTTCCTCGACCTACTTTATTTCTGATTTTGCCCGTATTCCTGTTTATTCGTATGGCGCTCAATGCCATTGATGGTCTACTGGCTCGGGAATATAACCAAAAATCAAATCTGGGTGCATTGCTAAATGAAACCGGGGATGTGATATCGGATGCCGCACTTTATTTGCCTTTTGCGCTGTTACCTGGTGCAACCCCGTGGCTGGTTTTACTCGCGGTATTACTGTCTACCTTGACCGAGTTTTGTGGTGTATTGGCCCAAACCATTGGTGCATCTCGGCGATATGACGGCCCCATGGGAAAAAGCGACAGAGCTTTGATTTTTGGCGCTTATGCTCTGGCTATCTTTATTTGGCCAGTCTGTATGGAATGGAGTTGGATACTTTTTTCTTTGGTATCTGTTTTATTGGTCTGGACCTGCCTGAATCGCTGTCGCAGAGCATTGGCCGTGGTTAACTCACAGCCGGGAGCCATAGTATGA
- a CDS encoding YiiX family permuted papain-like enzyme — MTRTRLAILLTTLAIMTVASLFIFLPKSYGYQPQIGDIIFHTSRSSQSQAIQLATHSPYSHMGIILFRNNKPYVYEASKRVQYTSLDEWIERGVNGKYVIKRITRPLTTDQQHLIQKTAQTYINAPYDLSFSWSDEKQYCSELVWKIYFNALGIKIGNLQKLQEFDLTSSAVKKKLAERYGSSIPMGETVISPDAIFDSPLLMTVGKK; from the coding sequence ATGACCAGAACCAGACTAGCCATCCTACTAACTACCTTAGCGATTATGACGGTAGCATCATTATTTATCTTTCTACCGAAAAGCTACGGCTATCAGCCACAGATAGGAGATATCATATTTCACACCTCGCGATCGTCCCAAAGTCAGGCTATCCAACTGGCAACCCATTCTCCTTACAGCCATATGGGCATCATTCTGTTTAGAAATAACAAACCTTATGTTTATGAAGCATCTAAACGCGTGCAATACACATCACTCGATGAATGGATTGAACGAGGCGTCAACGGTAAGTATGTGATTAAAAGGATCACCCGTCCCCTAACAACCGACCAACAGCATCTGATACAAAAAACAGCACAGACTTATATCAATGCACCCTATGACCTTAGTTTTTCTTGGTCAGATGAAAAACAATATTGTTCTGAACTGGTATGGAAAATCTATTTCAATGCGCTTGGCATAAAGATTGGTAATCTACAAAAATTACAGGAGTTTGACCTCACATCATCCGCAGTAAAAAAGAAACTGGCAGAACGATACGGTTCATCAATTCCAATGGGTGAAACCGTAATATCCCCCGATGCAATATTTGATTCACCACTTTTGATGACGGTTGGAAAGAAATAA
- a CDS encoding phosphatidate cytidylyltransferase has protein sequence MSPILIRALVIMFGLLIVASITIRVMSLCSPERDWTELRQRINTWWWIVIVFALAITTPRAISLTIFAIISFLALKEYLTLIPTRRTDHMPLLWAYIAIPIQYYWIGIEWYSMFLVFIPVYVFLFLPMRMVLIGNNKDFLHSASMLHWGVMTTVFAISHVAYLTVLPGKPETGPLLVIFLVVLTECNDIAQYLWGKSFGRIKVIPKVSPNKTLEGLVGGVMTTMFLAWLLGGVLTPLSGWESVLIGLLIGVTGFIGDVVMSAVKRDIGVKDSGKLLPGHGGILDRLDSLIYTAPLFFHVLYYLHY, from the coding sequence ATGAGCCCAATATTGATTCGTGCGTTAGTCATCATGTTTGGTCTGCTGATTGTCGCCAGTATTACCATTCGTGTGATGTCCCTATGTTCACCTGAGCGTGACTGGACAGAGTTGCGACAGAGAATCAACACGTGGTGGTGGATTGTCATTGTTTTTGCTCTGGCGATTACGACCCCTCGAGCCATTTCACTGACTATTTTTGCCATTATTAGTTTTCTAGCATTAAAAGAATATCTGACGCTGATACCAACACGACGTACCGATCATATGCCTTTGTTGTGGGCCTATATTGCCATACCGATACAGTATTACTGGATTGGTATTGAATGGTACAGCATGTTCTTGGTGTTTATTCCGGTCTATGTCTTCCTATTCCTCCCAATGCGCATGGTGCTTATTGGTAATAATAAAGACTTCCTCCATTCGGCTTCAATGCTGCATTGGGGGGTAATGACGACGGTATTTGCTATTAGCCACGTCGCCTATTTAACGGTGCTACCGGGTAAGCCTGAAACCGGGCCTTTACTGGTGATTTTCTTGGTCGTTTTGACAGAGTGCAATGATATTGCTCAGTATTTATGGGGAAAATCATTTGGACGCATCAAAGTGATCCCAAAAGTCAGCCCGAATAAAACGCTCGAAGGCTTAGTGGGCGGAGTGATGACTACCATGTTCCTAGCTTGGTTACTGGGTGGGGTATTAACGCCATTGAGCGGTTGGGAATCGGTATTGATTGGGTTATTAATTGGAGTTACCGGCTTTATTGGTGATGTCGTGATGTCGGCCGTTAAGCGTGATATTGGCGTAAAAGATTCGGGTAAATTATTGCCGGGGCACGGCGGTATTCTGGATCGTCTGGATTCGCTGATTTATACCGCGCCGCTGTTTTTTCACGTTTTATATTATTTGCACTACTAA
- a CDS encoding bifunctional alpha/beta hydrolase/class I SAM-dependent methyltransferase yields the protein MSLAQPRTATENGFKTTDGTELFYRCWPQHEGTADKVIVLFHRGHEHSGRLQHIVDELNMPNVPMYAWDARGHGKTSGERGYSPSIGTSVRDVDEFVRYVSADSGVPMENVIVIAQSVGAVLAATWAHDYAPKIRGLILASPAFKVKLYVPFARAGLGLMKKFRGLFYVNSYVKGKYLTHDQERVDSFNQDPLITRAIAVNILLELYSTSERIVADAAAITIPTQLLISGDDYVVHHKPQHQFYQRLNTSVKEKHILSGFYHDTLGEKDRHLAFDKIRAFIDKLFIMEPQRHDYSEEDRWSANADKYRELMAPLPHYSIKRYYYRGLTAAMASLGKASQGVRLGFETGFDSGSTLDYVYRNHPEGRNSFGRFIDNQYLNSIGWRGIRQRKINIETLIRQAIDDLKQRNLPVRIVDIAAGHGRYVLDAIGDAQDIESILLRDYSELNVEQGKKMIAERHLSEKAEFVVGNAFDRQSLAELTPNPTLGIISGLYELFPENKDVQASLMGLADTIPAGGLLVYTGQPWHPQLEMIARSLTSHQSGKPWVMRCRTQGEMDSMVERAGFEKKIQLIDDWGIFSVSIAVRVK from the coding sequence ATGAGTTTAGCGCAACCTCGTACTGCAACAGAGAATGGGTTTAAAACCACGGATGGAACGGAATTATTCTATCGTTGTTGGCCTCAGCATGAAGGAACCGCCGATAAAGTGATTGTGCTTTTCCACCGAGGGCATGAACACTCAGGTCGTTTGCAGCATATTGTAGATGAACTGAATATGCCAAATGTCCCGATGTATGCATGGGATGCTCGAGGGCATGGTAAAACATCGGGAGAACGGGGCTATAGTCCAAGCATCGGTACTTCGGTACGGGATGTGGATGAGTTTGTTCGCTACGTTTCCGCGGACAGCGGTGTGCCGATGGAAAACGTGATAGTGATTGCTCAGAGCGTTGGTGCGGTACTCGCAGCGACTTGGGCCCATGATTATGCACCAAAAATTCGCGGGCTGATTCTGGCTTCTCCGGCGTTTAAGGTCAAACTCTATGTTCCATTTGCCCGTGCGGGACTGGGGCTGATGAAGAAATTCCGCGGCTTGTTCTATGTGAATTCCTATGTGAAAGGAAAATATTTAACGCACGACCAAGAGCGGGTTGACTCTTTTAATCAGGATCCTCTGATTACCCGGGCTATTGCGGTGAATATTCTGTTGGAATTGTATAGTACTTCAGAGCGTATTGTGGCGGATGCCGCCGCGATTACGATTCCAACCCAGTTACTGATCTCTGGTGATGATTATGTGGTACACCATAAACCTCAGCATCAGTTTTATCAGCGATTGAATACGTCGGTTAAAGAGAAGCATATTCTGAGCGGTTTTTATCATGATACGTTGGGGGAAAAAGATCGCCATCTGGCATTTGATAAAATCCGGGCGTTTATCGATAAGTTATTCATCATGGAGCCACAGCGTCATGATTACAGTGAAGAGGATCGTTGGAGTGCCAACGCTGACAAATATCGTGAGCTAATGGCTCCTCTGCCTCATTATTCGATCAAACGTTATTATTATCGCGGGCTGACTGCAGCAATGGCTTCTTTGGGTAAGGCATCACAAGGTGTGCGTCTCGGTTTTGAAACCGGTTTTGATTCAGGCAGTACGTTGGATTATGTTTATCGTAATCATCCGGAAGGCCGCAACAGTTTCGGGCGTTTTATTGATAACCAGTATTTAAATAGCATTGGTTGGCGAGGGATCCGTCAACGTAAAATTAATATTGAAACGTTAATTCGCCAAGCTATTGACGATCTTAAACAGCGTAATTTACCGGTACGTATTGTTGATATCGCCGCTGGCCATGGCCGTTATGTGCTGGATGCGATAGGGGATGCGCAGGATATTGAGTCCATCCTACTGCGGGATTACAGCGAACTGAATGTGGAACAGGGCAAGAAGATGATTGCTGAACGCCACCTGTCAGAGAAGGCTGAGTTTGTAGTAGGTAATGCTTTCGATCGTCAAAGCCTTGCTGAACTGACGCCCAACCCAACGCTGGGAATTATTTCCGGATTATATGAGCTGTTTCCTGAGAATAAAGATGTTCAGGCTTCATTAATGGGGTTGGCGGATACTATCCCGGCAGGTGGGCTGTTGGTCTATACCGGTCAACCATGGCATCCACAACTTGAGATGATAGCGCGTTCCCTGACTAGCCACCAAAGTGGAAAGCCTTGGGTGATGCGCTGTCGTACACAGGGCGAGATGGACAGTATGGTAGAACGTGCTGGATTTGAGAAAAAAATTCAGTTAATTGATGACTGGGGAATTTTCAGCGTTTCAATTGCGGTGCGGGTTAAATAA
- the copC gene encoding copper homeostasis periplasmic binding protein CopC, whose product MFLRLLRLCTPLIIILFGLTSHSALAHAHLKQQTPVAESTLTASPKEISLKYSEGIEVKFSKIELLNPNNKIILIDDLLLDPSDNTRLIAPLKAPLSAGRYTVNWHVVSVDGHKTKGNFQFIVKPD is encoded by the coding sequence ATGTTCCTTCGTTTACTCCGTTTATGCACCCCCTTGATAATTATATTGTTCGGCTTAACTTCACACTCAGCATTGGCTCATGCCCATCTAAAGCAGCAGACGCCGGTAGCAGAAAGTACCCTAACGGCCTCACCAAAAGAAATTTCATTAAAATATTCAGAAGGTATCGAAGTAAAATTTAGTAAAATAGAATTACTCAATCCAAACAATAAAATAATACTTATTGACGACTTGCTTCTGGATCCCTCCGATAATACTCGGCTGATCGCCCCGCTAAAAGCCCCATTGTCAGCAGGGCGGTATACCGTTAACTGGCATGTAGTCTCTGTTGATGGCCATAAAACCAAAGGCAACTTTCAGTTTATAGTAAAACCTGATTAA
- a CDS encoding DUF5339 family protein gives MKPSRVLLSSVVAFSLLALSGCGEKEPAKAADNGLPAECNEYVTTITTCVNKLGKDNKAMADQFKTQMDSATESWKKMSDKEALKNSCKSAMDAFKPTLSQLGC, from the coding sequence ATGAAACCTTCCCGCGTTCTTCTTTCTTCTGTTGTTGCTTTTTCTTTACTGGCTTTAAGTGGTTGTGGTGAAAAAGAGCCTGCTAAGGCTGCGGATAATGGTTTACCAGCTGAGTGTAATGAGTATGTTACTACCATTACTACTTGTGTAAACAAACTGGGTAAAGACAACAAGGCTATGGCCGATCAGTTTAAAACTCAGATGGATTCTGCAACTGAATCATGGAAAAAAATGAGTGATAAAGAAGCTCTGAAAAACAGCTGTAAATCTGCTATGGATGCATTCAAACCTACTCTGTCTCAATTAGGTTGTTAA